In Acanthopagrus latus isolate v.2019 chromosome 17, fAcaLat1.1, whole genome shotgun sequence, the following are encoded in one genomic region:
- the znf516 gene encoding zinc finger protein 516 isoform X1 produces the protein MNPRDSVEMMETQAVGQKEKLIGDEANPGNEVEGEDDKIPGAFDCNICGRSFPFLSSFSQHMRRHTGARPYKCPYCDHRASQKGNLKVHIRSHKLGTLSSHHSNDDEEGGAEEEEMSVSEGLDGGTSPTKSSSACNRVINGDSGEESRRKVPGRSMKREKSFTDQRPYCCRLCGYEALREDQLLSHIEKVHITADTEDDTTVKEEAVTEAEAPQPQLSDGTFPCETCGQVFTQAWFLKSHMKKHAGILDHCCRICGRRFREAWFLKSHMKTHNTKSRSRSKVDSAEHPATINDVAQDPETVTCTPTSTYQMCSKCGNLFHNRDSLRAHEKVHSVSFGRKSQNQSRLCDDEDSPAAKRRYLDYLNLQPVGEKTLDEEEELEKKMLGQRIPELDPVCSYQAWQLATKGRVVEPVEPSYKASYGGGSMGEEALAEAAVVFEKESSRYVLQGQEKRSSGRRSSSGLGSQASSGDRTPESLSDSEYRPSSRQDRRRSSQSQAPSKSNECFECGKVFRSRHQMIVHQRVHRKDGGRASVGDKERNPREDRWGSTSDPESVSPSRPSTPGYGDSPPASALGDQASEMGTANSGAISDDKPYICSLCDFVTAELKTYLTHVRVQHPAAPEDRPSPIPSPSSSSSADRGTPSGYPKLKKALLQGLNSSASPPAYRSARSSPLDPSMTPVDLCIRSEGCRGVVSFSLDRKSLPSHKCSFCSHSTRYPEVLWMHQTVAHRINSSSSNLAPKWALKNSSKSSRDSLLSSRRRTGPPPVLEGKECPPLPPLMRAQRTRPPTNPSEVIKKNKPASHAAIPSSSSSTPSSSFSRGSSSTSGNQAGRVPVRPSSSSTSSSTSSSSSVRPVEDQSQQPRFRPKADIYPRGGSLSSSSSLEKSSALSRSSAPSPTSATASRITDRYMMPQEGLGFMLSSKHGLAEYSRARGSPHQSLPNSHSQSRANATRPSAITHSSTAGLNYGASQAHGGTLLNSSPSSSSLPSEAHGEAKQEPIAETPEMPSDILSFLKNYSPHEVANLYHRWGAANAVLDPTAMLRSLMRHGLYFCHECGKSFNQPSHLRTHMRSHTGERPFCCQLCPYRASQKGNLKTHVQSVHHMPFDNSQYPDTRGLLLSQEERGAPAAKHPPTPQQQQQQQQQQ, from the exons ATGAATCCTAGAGACAGtgtggagatgatggagacCCAGGCGGTAGGTCAGAAAGAAAAGCTAATTGGAGACGAGGCCAACCCTGGAAATGAGGTTGAGGGTGAAGATGATAAAATCCCCGGGGCATTTGACTGCAACATCTGTGGACGCAGCTTCCCATTCCTCAGCTCTTTCTCGCAGCATATGAGACGCCACACAGGTGCACGCCCATACAAATGCCCCTATTGTGACCACAGGGCTTCTCAGAAGGGCAACCTCAAAGTTCACATTCGCAGCCACAAACTTGGCACGCTCTCTAGCCATCACTCcaatgatgatgaagagggtggggcagaggaggaggagatgagtgTTTCAGAGGGTCTCGATGGAGGTACAAGTCCAACCAAGAGCAGCTCAGCATGTAACCGGGTGATCAATGGGGATAGTGGTGAGGAGAGTCGGAGGAAAGTGCCTGGGAGGagcatgaagagagagaagtctTTTACTGACCAGAGGCCTTACTGTTGCCGTCTGTGTGGTTACGAGGCTTTGCGAGAGGACCAGCTCCTCAGCCACATTGAAAAGGTCCACAtaactgcagacacagaggatgACACCACTGTTAAGGAAGAGGCTGTCACCGAAGCTGAAGCCCCCCAACCCCAGTTGAGCGATGGGACCTTCCCATGTGAGACCTGTGGCCAAGTCTTTACCCAGGCCTGGTTTCTGAAGTCACACATGAAGAAACACGCAGGGATCTTGGACCACTGCTGTCGTATCTGTGGACGACGGTTCCGTGAAGCTTGGTTTCTCAAATcgcacatgaaaacacacaacaccaagTCCAGGTCAAGATCAAAAGTGGATTCAGCTGAGCATCCAGCCACCATCAATGATGTAGCCCAGGATCCTGAGACTGTCACCTGCACTCCTACATCCACCTATCAAATGTGTTCCAAATGTGGGAACCTGTTCCACAACAGAGACAGCCTGAGGGCCCATGAAAAAGTCCACAGTGTCAGCTTTGGCAGGAAATCCCAAAACCAATCTAGACTCTGTGATGATGAGGACTCACCTGCTGCTAAGAGACGTTACCTTGACTACTTAAACCTCCAACCTGTTGGGGAAAAGACGctggacgaagaggaggagcttGAGAAGAAGATGCTAGGTCAAAGAATCCCAGAGCTAGATCCAGTTTGCAGCTACCAGGCCTGGCAATTAGCTACTAAAGGAAGGGTTGTGGAGCCAGTTGAGCCAAGTTACAAGGCCTCCTATGGGGGAGGAAGTATGGGGGAGGAGGCCCTTGCTGAAGCAGCTGTGGTTTTCGAGAAGGAGAGCAGCCGTTATGTTCTGCAAGGTCAAGAAAAACGCAGCTCAGGGCGACGCAGCAGCTCAGGTTTGGGAAGCCAGGCTTCTTCAGGAGACCGGACACCAGAGAGCCTCAGTGACTCAGAGTACCGGCCTTCGTCTCGCCAGGACAGGCGGCGATCGTCGCAGTCGCAAGCTCCCTCCAAGTCCAACGAGTGCTTCGAGTGCGGGAAGGTGTTCCGCAGTCGTCACCAGATGATTGTCCACCAGCGGGTCCACAGAAAGGATGGAGGTAGGGCATCTGTgggagacaaggagagaaatCCAAGAGAAGACCGATGGGGCTCGACCAGTGATCCAGAGTCAGTCTCCCCTAGCCGGCCCAGCACCCCAGGGTATGGAGACTCTCCACCAGCCTCAGCCCTTGGAGACCAGGCCTCAGAGATGGGAACTGCAAACTCTGGAGCGATATCAG ATGACAAACCCTACATCTGCAGCCTTTGCGACTTTGTCACCGCAGAGTTGAAGACCTATTTGACTCATGTACGTGTCCAACACCCGGCTGCCCCTGAAGATAGACCCAGTCCCATTCCCAGccccagctccagctccagtgCTGACAGGGGCACCCCCAGTGGTTATCCCAAGTTGAAGAAAGCCCTTCTCCAGGGGCTGAACAGCTCTGCGTCCCCTCCTGCTTACCGTTCGGCTCGCTCCTCCCCACTTGATCCAAGCATGACCCCTGTGGATCTGTGCATTAGATCTGAGGGCTGCAGGGGTGTAGTCTCCTTCAGCCTTGACAGGAAGAGCCTCCCCAGCCACAAGTGCTCCTTTTGCTCTCACTCCACCCGCTACCCAGAGGTGCTCTGGATGCACCAGACTGTGGCTCACCGCATCAACAGCAGTAGCTCCAATCTTGCTCCTAAATGGGCCCTGAAGAACAGTTCCAAGAGCTCCAGGGACAGCTTACTATCCTCAAGGAGACGCACTGGTCCCCCGCCGGTTCTGGAGGGAAAGGAGTGTCCACCGCTGCCTCCACTGATGCGGGCTCAACGCACCCGGCCCCCGACCAACCCCAGCGAGGTTATTAAGAAGAACAAGCCAGCGAGCCATGCAGCCAtaccatcatcatcctcctctacTCCCTCCTCGTCATTCTCCAGGGGCTCTTCATCAACCTCAGGCAACCAAGCTGGGAGAGTCCCTGTCCggccgagcagcagcagcaccagcagcagcaccagcagcagcagcagtgtcagACCCGTGGAGGACCAGAGTCAGCAGCCCCGCTTCAGACCCAAAGCAGATATTTACCCCCGGGGAGGCTCATtgtcttcctccagctccttggAGAAGAGCAGTGCCCTCTCACGTTCCTCAGCCCCAAGCCCCACCTCTGCTACAGCATCCCGGATCACTGACCGCTACATGATGCCACAAGAGGGCCTGGGCTTCATGCTGTCCAGCAAACACGGCCTCGCAGAGTACAGCCGAGCTCGGGGTTCCCCTCATCAGTCGCTCCCCAACTCCCACAGCCAGAGCCGGGCTAACGCTACGAGGCCCAGCGCCATCACCCACAGCTCCACAGCAGGACTCAACTACGGAGCCTCCCAGGCACATGGAGGCACTCTGCTGaattcctctccctcctcttcttctttgcctTCAGAGGCCCATGGAGAGGCGAAGCAGGAGCCAATCGCAGAGACGCCGGAGATGCCATCAGACATCCTCAGCTTCCTCAAAAACTACAGCCCCCATGAAGTGGCTAACCTCTATCACCGCTGGGGTGCTGCCAATGCAGTGCTGGATCCCACAG
- the znf516 gene encoding zinc finger protein 516 isoform X2, producing MNPRDSVEMMETQAVGQKEKLIGDEANPGNEVEGEDDKIPGAFDCNICGRSFPFLSSFSQHMRRHTGARPYKCPYCDHRASQKGNLKVHIRSHKLGTLSSHHSNDDEEGGAEEEEMSVSEGLDGGTSPTKSSSACNRVINGDSGEESRRKVPGRSMKREKSFTDQRPYCCRLCGYEALREDQLLSHIEKVHITADTEDDTTVKEEAVTEAEAPQPQLSDGTFPCETCGQVFTQAWFLKSHMKKHAGILDHCCRICGRRFREAWFLKSHMKTHNTKSRSRSKVDSAEHPATINDVAQDPETVTCTPTSTYQMCSKCGNLFHNRDSLRAHEKVHSVSFGRKSQNQSRLCDDEDSPAAKRRYLDYLNLQPVGEKTLDEEEELEKKMLGQRIPELDPVCSYQAWQLATKGRVVEPVEPSYKASYGGGSMGEEALAEAAVVFEKESSRYVLQGQEKRSSGRRSSSGLGSQASSGDRTPESLSDSEYRPSSRQDRRRSSQSQAPSKSNECFECGKVFRSRHQMIVHQRVHRKDGGRASVGDKERNPREDRWGSTSDPESVSPSRPSTPGYGDSPPASALGDQASEMGTANSGAISDDKPYICSLCDFVTAELKTYLTHVRVQHPAAPEDRPSPIPSPSSSSSADRGTPSGYPKLKKALLQGLNSSASPPAYRSARSSPLDPSMTPVDLCIRSEGCRGVVSFSLDRKSLPSHKCSFCSHSTRYPEVLWMHQTVAHRINSSSSNLAPKWALKNSSKSSRDSLLSSRRRTGPPPVLEGKECPPLPPLMRAQRTRPPTNPSEVIKKNKPASHAAIPSSSSSTPSSSFSRGSSSTSGNQAGRVPVRPSSSSTSSSTSSSSSVRPVEDQSQQPRFRPKADIYPRGGSLSSSSSLEKSSALSRSSAPSPTSATASRITDRYMMPQEGLGFMLSSKHGLAEYSRARGSPHQSLPNSHSQSRANATRPSAITHSSTAGLNYGASQAHGGTLLNSSPSSSSLPSEAHGEAKQEPIAETPEMPSDILSFLKNYSPHEVANLYHRWGAANAVLDPTAMLRSLMRHGLYFCHECGKSFNQPSHLRTHMRSHTVGFDFNGLHRGTDAHTTASEAPKQGRGHSAASSAHTEPLRKGT from the exons ATGAATCCTAGAGACAGtgtggagatgatggagacCCAGGCGGTAGGTCAGAAAGAAAAGCTAATTGGAGACGAGGCCAACCCTGGAAATGAGGTTGAGGGTGAAGATGATAAAATCCCCGGGGCATTTGACTGCAACATCTGTGGACGCAGCTTCCCATTCCTCAGCTCTTTCTCGCAGCATATGAGACGCCACACAGGTGCACGCCCATACAAATGCCCCTATTGTGACCACAGGGCTTCTCAGAAGGGCAACCTCAAAGTTCACATTCGCAGCCACAAACTTGGCACGCTCTCTAGCCATCACTCcaatgatgatgaagagggtggggcagaggaggaggagatgagtgTTTCAGAGGGTCTCGATGGAGGTACAAGTCCAACCAAGAGCAGCTCAGCATGTAACCGGGTGATCAATGGGGATAGTGGTGAGGAGAGTCGGAGGAAAGTGCCTGGGAGGagcatgaagagagagaagtctTTTACTGACCAGAGGCCTTACTGTTGCCGTCTGTGTGGTTACGAGGCTTTGCGAGAGGACCAGCTCCTCAGCCACATTGAAAAGGTCCACAtaactgcagacacagaggatgACACCACTGTTAAGGAAGAGGCTGTCACCGAAGCTGAAGCCCCCCAACCCCAGTTGAGCGATGGGACCTTCCCATGTGAGACCTGTGGCCAAGTCTTTACCCAGGCCTGGTTTCTGAAGTCACACATGAAGAAACACGCAGGGATCTTGGACCACTGCTGTCGTATCTGTGGACGACGGTTCCGTGAAGCTTGGTTTCTCAAATcgcacatgaaaacacacaacaccaagTCCAGGTCAAGATCAAAAGTGGATTCAGCTGAGCATCCAGCCACCATCAATGATGTAGCCCAGGATCCTGAGACTGTCACCTGCACTCCTACATCCACCTATCAAATGTGTTCCAAATGTGGGAACCTGTTCCACAACAGAGACAGCCTGAGGGCCCATGAAAAAGTCCACAGTGTCAGCTTTGGCAGGAAATCCCAAAACCAATCTAGACTCTGTGATGATGAGGACTCACCTGCTGCTAAGAGACGTTACCTTGACTACTTAAACCTCCAACCTGTTGGGGAAAAGACGctggacgaagaggaggagcttGAGAAGAAGATGCTAGGTCAAAGAATCCCAGAGCTAGATCCAGTTTGCAGCTACCAGGCCTGGCAATTAGCTACTAAAGGAAGGGTTGTGGAGCCAGTTGAGCCAAGTTACAAGGCCTCCTATGGGGGAGGAAGTATGGGGGAGGAGGCCCTTGCTGAAGCAGCTGTGGTTTTCGAGAAGGAGAGCAGCCGTTATGTTCTGCAAGGTCAAGAAAAACGCAGCTCAGGGCGACGCAGCAGCTCAGGTTTGGGAAGCCAGGCTTCTTCAGGAGACCGGACACCAGAGAGCCTCAGTGACTCAGAGTACCGGCCTTCGTCTCGCCAGGACAGGCGGCGATCGTCGCAGTCGCAAGCTCCCTCCAAGTCCAACGAGTGCTTCGAGTGCGGGAAGGTGTTCCGCAGTCGTCACCAGATGATTGTCCACCAGCGGGTCCACAGAAAGGATGGAGGTAGGGCATCTGTgggagacaaggagagaaatCCAAGAGAAGACCGATGGGGCTCGACCAGTGATCCAGAGTCAGTCTCCCCTAGCCGGCCCAGCACCCCAGGGTATGGAGACTCTCCACCAGCCTCAGCCCTTGGAGACCAGGCCTCAGAGATGGGAACTGCAAACTCTGGAGCGATATCAG ATGACAAACCCTACATCTGCAGCCTTTGCGACTTTGTCACCGCAGAGTTGAAGACCTATTTGACTCATGTACGTGTCCAACACCCGGCTGCCCCTGAAGATAGACCCAGTCCCATTCCCAGccccagctccagctccagtgCTGACAGGGGCACCCCCAGTGGTTATCCCAAGTTGAAGAAAGCCCTTCTCCAGGGGCTGAACAGCTCTGCGTCCCCTCCTGCTTACCGTTCGGCTCGCTCCTCCCCACTTGATCCAAGCATGACCCCTGTGGATCTGTGCATTAGATCTGAGGGCTGCAGGGGTGTAGTCTCCTTCAGCCTTGACAGGAAGAGCCTCCCCAGCCACAAGTGCTCCTTTTGCTCTCACTCCACCCGCTACCCAGAGGTGCTCTGGATGCACCAGACTGTGGCTCACCGCATCAACAGCAGTAGCTCCAATCTTGCTCCTAAATGGGCCCTGAAGAACAGTTCCAAGAGCTCCAGGGACAGCTTACTATCCTCAAGGAGACGCACTGGTCCCCCGCCGGTTCTGGAGGGAAAGGAGTGTCCACCGCTGCCTCCACTGATGCGGGCTCAACGCACCCGGCCCCCGACCAACCCCAGCGAGGTTATTAAGAAGAACAAGCCAGCGAGCCATGCAGCCAtaccatcatcatcctcctctacTCCCTCCTCGTCATTCTCCAGGGGCTCTTCATCAACCTCAGGCAACCAAGCTGGGAGAGTCCCTGTCCggccgagcagcagcagcaccagcagcagcaccagcagcagcagcagtgtcagACCCGTGGAGGACCAGAGTCAGCAGCCCCGCTTCAGACCCAAAGCAGATATTTACCCCCGGGGAGGCTCATtgtcttcctccagctccttggAGAAGAGCAGTGCCCTCTCACGTTCCTCAGCCCCAAGCCCCACCTCTGCTACAGCATCCCGGATCACTGACCGCTACATGATGCCACAAGAGGGCCTGGGCTTCATGCTGTCCAGCAAACACGGCCTCGCAGAGTACAGCCGAGCTCGGGGTTCCCCTCATCAGTCGCTCCCCAACTCCCACAGCCAGAGCCGGGCTAACGCTACGAGGCCCAGCGCCATCACCCACAGCTCCACAGCAGGACTCAACTACGGAGCCTCCCAGGCACATGGAGGCACTCTGCTGaattcctctccctcctcttcttctttgcctTCAGAGGCCCATGGAGAGGCGAAGCAGGAGCCAATCGCAGAGACGCCGGAGATGCCATCAGACATCCTCAGCTTCCTCAAAAACTACAGCCCCCATGAAGTGGCTAACCTCTATCACCGCTGGGGTGCTGCCAATGCAGTGCTGGATCCCACAG